Genomic segment of Sodaliphilus pleomorphus:
GCACAGGCGCACGCCGTCGATGATCGAGGCGTGGTTGAGGGCGTCGCTGATGATGGCGTCGTGGTCGTCGAGCAGCGCGCCGAAGAGGCCGCCGTTGGCATCGAAGCACGAGCCGTAGAGGATGGCGTCGTCGGTCTTGAAGTAGTCGGCTATGGCAGCCTCAAGCTCCTTGTGAATGTCCTGCGTGCCACAGATGAAGCGCACGCTCGACATGCCGTAGCCGCGCTCTTTCATCATCTTGACCGCAGCATCGATGAGCCGAGTGTTGTCGCTCAGGCCCAGGTAGTTGTTGGCACAGAAGTTGAGCACATCGGTCGCTGGCTTCACCTTGATGGCGGCAGCCTGCGGGGTTGTGATCAAGCGTTCTTCTTTGTACAGACCGGCAGCCTTGGTGTCGGCGAGTTCCTGTTGCAAGTGTTGTTGAATTTTTCCGTACATGATAGCTGTTTTATTTATGTTGGTTTTGTCAATGCGTTTTTTCTATATATAATTGATGCGATACACAAAGTTACAAAAAAACTCGAAATGCAGCTCATAAATGCCACCTAAATTTATCGCATCCAGCAACAGCCGGGGGGCGCTCAGACTGCAAGCATGTAGAGCAGATAAATCCAGTGAGCCACCAGGGCTGCCCCCAGGCCGCCTATGGTGTGGGAGATGATGGCCTTGGAGGTGAGCTCGCGGTAGCCCAGCGAGTCGAGCATGGCCGTGTGGGTGCTCAGGAAGCCGCTCCAACACATGCCTATGGCCGTGAACACGGCGATGGCGTTGCCGTCGATCCAGCCGTGGGCCTGGAAGTTGGGCACCAGGCTCAAGGCGGCGCCCACAGCGCCCAGCGCCGTGATGGGGAAGGCAATCTGGTGCGGGTCGCTGAAGCCAAACACGGCGTCGAAGAAGCCCGCAAACACATTGGCCACGTCGGGCAGCAGCTCGATGCCCTCGTAGGCCGCACCGGTGTAGGCCCCCGAGGTGCTGGGCCCGAAGGTGAGTATCATGACCAGCGACGAGATGATGAGCACGCCGGGGATGATCGACAGGCCCACTTCCACACCCATCTTGCCGCCGTCGAGCAGCGAGTTGAGCGTGCGCAGGAAGGTCGACTTGCGCTCCAGGGGCGTCTGTTCCGACCCGTCGTCGGCACTCGTGGGCTCGAAGTCGACCGCCACCTCGTCGCGGTACTGCGGGTAGGCCTTGAGCACGAAGTGCTGCATGCACCGCGTCGAGATGATGCAGCCTGCAAAGGCACCCACAAAGCCTATGAAGGGCTCCACATAGTAGCCGGCACCTATCATAAACACGATCACGATGAGGCCCATGCCAAAGGCGGTGCCGAAGTTGGTGAGCGAGATGAACTGGAACTTCTTGAAGTGGGAGGCAAAGCGCTTGTCCTTTGACAAGGTGATGATGGCCGGGTTGTCGCTCAGGAAGGTGAGCACGGCACCCAGCGAGGCCATGCCCGGCAGGTTGAACAGCGGCTTCATGAGCGGCCTGAGCATCTTCTCAAACAGGTCGACGACACGAAACTCGACAAAGAGCTTGCCTATGGCACCCGTGATCACACAGATGCTCATCAGGTAGAAACACGTGTTGAGCAGCAGGTCGTGGGCCGTGTGCATCACGGTGTTGAGCATGTTGGCAGCGCCCAT
This window contains:
- a CDS encoding nucleoside recognition domain-containing protein, whose protein sequence is MKLKGLKNASGCMCLLIVGALFSFIGWRMGAANMLNTVMHTAHDLLLNTCFYLMSICVITGAIGKLFVEFRVVDLFEKMLRPLMKPLFNLPGMASLGAVLTFLSDNPAIITLSKDKRFASHFKKFQFISLTNFGTAFGMGLIVIVFMIGAGYYVEPFIGFVGAFAGCIISTRCMQHFVLKAYPQYRDEVAVDFEPTSADDGSEQTPLERKSTFLRTLNSLLDGGKMGVEVGLSIIPGVLIISSLVMILTFGPSTSGAYTGAAYEGIELLPDVANVFAGFFDAVFGFSDPHQIAFPITALGAVGAALSLVPNFQAHGWIDGNAIAVFTAIGMCWSGFLSTHTAMLDSLGYRELTSKAIISHTIGGLGAALVAHWIYLLYMLAV